In one Vagococcus entomophilus genomic region, the following are encoded:
- a CDS encoding response regulator transcription factor, translating into MIKLLVLEDDIALNQIVTAFLSMQGYQSKGCTQANDAYEAMYNEHYDLIISDIMMPNIDGFEFAKTVRKINPSIPILFMSARDDISAKQKGYQAGIDDYMVKPVDLEELTLRIEALIRRANIVNEKKIELGKLVLDAEAISATWNGTDISVTVREFNILYKLLAHPNHAFSRAQLMDEFWDLDSTASLRAVDVYITKLRDKFSQVEEFSIVTVHGLGYKAVIQ; encoded by the coding sequence CTTGAGTATGCAAGGCTATCAGTCTAAAGGATGTACACAGGCTAACGATGCTTATGAAGCAATGTATAATGAACACTACGATCTCATCATTTCAGATATCATGATGCCCAATATAGACGGTTTTGAATTTGCCAAAACGGTGCGGAAGATCAACCCAAGTATCCCCATTTTATTTATGTCTGCTCGAGATGATATTTCTGCCAAACAAAAAGGCTATCAAGCAGGGATTGATGACTACATGGTAAAACCAGTAGATTTGGAAGAATTAACATTAAGGATTGAAGCACTCATTCGTAGAGCGAATATTGTGAACGAAAAAAAGATTGAGCTTGGGAAATTGGTTTTAGATGCAGAAGCCATATCTGCTACTTGGAATGGAACTGACATATCTGTTACGGTGCGAGAATTTAATATTTTGTATAAATTATTAGCCCATCCCAATCATGCCTTTTCAAGAGCACAGTTGATGGATGAATTTTGGGACTTAGATAGTACTGCAAGCTTGAGGGCAGTAGACGTCTACATTACGAAACTAAGAGATAAATTCTCTCAAGTAGAAGAATTTAGTATTGTAACTGTGCATGGTTTAGGCTACAAGGCGGTGATCCAGTGA
- a CDS encoding HAMP domain-containing sensor histidine kinase, with the protein MSLKKRKKNRKISRFSWVEFILFFTCLVIFSALPAIMYGYDTGIFEIAGKYLGWYLLYWAIMTALFCAYTAFEKYRTFDKPLNQLSDATKKVAEGDFSVYLKPVHTIDKADYIDQMFADFNRMVKELGSLETLKTDFVSNVSHEIKTPLSIIQNYATALQSTQVDEKMKQEYLQTIIQASQNLSSLVTNILSLNKLENQGIILPAEPYNVCEQLTECILSFDSLFTKKKLTIEAEIEDCAFIRADEHLIEIIWRNLLSNAVKFTPEEGSIAIKQYSTDNQIIVEVKDSGMGMDEATRKRIFEKFYQGDTSHSKDGNGLGMALVARVVDMMDGTLKVESKLDQGTTFTVCLNAYLN; encoded by the coding sequence GTGAGTCTTAAGAAGCGCAAGAAAAACCGGAAAATTAGCCGTTTTTCTTGGGTAGAGTTTATCTTATTTTTTACCTGTCTTGTGATTTTTTCCGCACTACCAGCTATAATGTATGGCTACGATACAGGCATTTTTGAGATTGCTGGCAAGTATTTAGGGTGGTATTTGCTGTACTGGGCTATTATGACAGCACTTTTTTGTGCTTATACAGCTTTTGAGAAGTATCGTACGTTTGACAAGCCACTGAACCAATTAAGTGATGCAACAAAAAAAGTAGCAGAAGGCGATTTTTCAGTTTACTTAAAACCTGTTCATACAATTGACAAGGCAGATTATATCGATCAAATGTTTGCTGATTTTAATCGGATGGTCAAAGAATTGGGCTCACTGGAAACGCTGAAAACAGATTTTGTATCGAATGTATCTCATGAAATTAAAACGCCATTATCAATTATCCAAAATTATGCGACTGCCTTACAAAGTACTCAAGTAGATGAAAAAATGAAACAAGAATATCTTCAAACCATTATTCAAGCTTCTCAAAACTTAAGCAGTCTAGTCACCAACATTTTAAGTTTAAATAAGCTTGAAAATCAAGGGATTATTTTACCTGCTGAGCCATATAATGTATGTGAACAATTGACAGAATGTATTCTCTCATTTGACTCGTTGTTTACTAAGAAAAAGTTGACTATTGAAGCTGAAATAGAGGATTGCGCATTTATTCGAGCGGATGAGCACTTGATTGAAATCATCTGGCGCAATCTGTTAAGTAATGCGGTGAAGTTTACCCCCGAGGAAGGAAGCATTGCCATAAAACAGTACTCAACGGACAACCAAATCATTGTTGAAGTCAAAGATAGCGGCATGGGTATGGACGAAGCAACTAGAAAGAGAATTTTCGAAAAATTTTACCAGGGAGATACATCACATTCCAAAGATGGTAATGGATTAGGGATGGCGTTGGTAGCACGTGTTGTAGATATGATGGATGGAACCCTAAAAGTCGAAAGTAAGTTGGATCAAGGGACAACTTTTACTGTTTGTTTGAATGCGTATTTGAATTAA